Proteins co-encoded in one Streptomyces roseochromogenus subsp. oscitans DS 12.976 genomic window:
- a CDS encoding DUF6421 family protein — MTEILVQAATGGQIPSSARVIEHPAWAVLKDAVERIRPWQSKDGSIDFEAEGAPAKADVEAAVRRVVDAVEQLSVLLPHDEAYHRALVKDLHGWAGGGFQVPDFLDSLLAFQPAAQRADGLQHLVVFPMYTQNGNPDRNLEAVVLRMVWPEWLAELERTRYDNPLFCGITFEDFTSGYDTNSAVLFPETIAVREAPERFSWGGIFCDREAARFRRVTDAAVDILGLELPEDIAAMVHDQKRCEEAFVLWDMVHDRTHSHGDLPFDPFMIKQRQPFWMYGLEELRCDLTAFKEAVKLQADGVPQARDVQYAVLFDRMFRFPVTGDRVRNYDGLGGQLLFAYLHKLDVVRWTDNKLAIDWERAPQVTNQLCAEIEKLYKDGIDRPKLVHWFAGYELVSTYLAPHPGSRWAKGPDALDLTQPPRKLVDDVLPDEFPLSMFYEALSKKLKHVIASTKGITADSAEPVAA; from the coding sequence ATGACGGAAATTCTTGTGCAGGCGGCTACGGGGGGACAGATTCCTTCTTCGGCCAGGGTGATCGAGCACCCGGCCTGGGCCGTGCTCAAGGATGCCGTGGAGCGGATCCGGCCATGGCAGTCGAAGGACGGATCGATCGACTTCGAGGCCGAGGGTGCCCCGGCGAAGGCGGACGTCGAGGCCGCCGTACGGCGTGTCGTCGACGCGGTCGAGCAGCTCTCCGTGCTGCTCCCGCACGACGAGGCCTACCACCGGGCCCTGGTGAAGGATCTGCACGGCTGGGCCGGGGGCGGCTTCCAGGTGCCGGACTTCCTGGACTCCCTGCTGGCCTTCCAGCCCGCCGCGCAGCGCGCGGACGGCTTGCAGCACCTGGTCGTCTTCCCGATGTACACGCAGAACGGCAACCCGGACCGCAACCTGGAGGCGGTCGTGCTGCGCATGGTCTGGCCGGAGTGGCTGGCCGAGCTGGAGCGCACGCGGTACGACAACCCGCTGTTCTGCGGCATCACGTTCGAGGACTTCACCTCCGGCTACGACACCAACTCCGCGGTGCTGTTCCCGGAGACGATCGCCGTACGCGAAGCGCCGGAACGTTTTTCCTGGGGTGGCATCTTCTGTGACCGCGAGGCCGCCCGCTTCCGCCGGGTGACCGACGCCGCCGTCGACATCCTGGGCCTGGAGCTGCCCGAGGACATCGCCGCGATGGTCCACGACCAGAAGCGCTGCGAAGAGGCCTTCGTGCTGTGGGACATGGTCCACGACCGCACCCACAGCCACGGTGACCTGCCGTTCGACCCGTTCATGATCAAGCAGCGCCAGCCGTTCTGGATGTACGGCCTGGAGGAGCTGCGCTGCGACCTCACCGCCTTCAAGGAGGCCGTGAAGCTGCAGGCGGACGGCGTCCCGCAGGCCCGTGACGTGCAGTATGCGGTGCTCTTCGACCGGATGTTCCGCTTCCCGGTGACCGGCGACCGCGTCCGCAACTACGACGGCCTCGGCGGCCAGCTGCTCTTCGCCTACCTGCACAAGCTCGACGTGGTGCGCTGGACCGACAACAAGCTCGCCATCGACTGGGAGCGCGCCCCGCAGGTCACCAACCAGCTGTGCGCCGAGATCGAGAAGCTCTACAAGGACGGCATCGACCGCCCGAAGCTGGTGCACTGGTTCGCCGGCTACGAGCTGGTCTCGACCTACCTCGCCCCGCACCCCGGTTCCCGCTGGGCCAAGGGGCCGGACGCCCTCGACCTGACCCAGCCGCCGCGCAAGCTCGTGGACGACGTGCTTCCGGACGAGTTTCCGCTGAGCATGTTCTACGAGGCCCTGTCCAAGAAGCTGAAGCATGTGATCGCCTCCACCAAGGGCATCACGGCGGACAGCGCCGAGCCGGTCGCCGCGTGA
- a CDS encoding SDR family oxidoreductase yields the protein MSDRVQNTCQEGKNVGNNGSLSGAVIAVAGAGGPAGHAALVRLAEAGAVVVGADNNPERLAEAVDAARYARGGATVTGETVDLLDLQSTRDWAARIEKDHGRIDGLVHLVGGWRGSANFTETDLADWDLLEKLLIRTVQHTSLAFFDGLQRSDRGRYVLISAAGASKPTAGNAAYSAAKAAAEAWTLAMADGFRKAGGEEGPRSAAAILVVKALVHDAMRAERPNAKFAGFTDVKDLAEAIEGVWSKPAAEVNGNRLWLTEKP from the coding sequence GTGAGCGACCGCGTCCAGAACACCTGTCAAGAGGGGAAGAACGTGGGGAACAACGGGTCTCTGAGTGGTGCGGTGATCGCGGTGGCCGGCGCGGGCGGACCCGCCGGACACGCCGCGCTGGTCCGGCTCGCCGAGGCCGGAGCGGTCGTGGTCGGTGCCGACAACAACCCCGAGCGCCTGGCGGAGGCCGTGGACGCGGCCCGCTACGCCCGCGGTGGTGCCACGGTCACCGGGGAGACCGTCGATCTGCTCGACCTGCAGTCCACCCGCGACTGGGCGGCCCGCATCGAGAAGGACCACGGCCGGATCGACGGCCTGGTCCATCTGGTCGGCGGCTGGCGCGGCAGCGCGAACTTCACCGAGACGGACCTCGCCGACTGGGATCTGCTGGAGAAGCTGCTGATCCGCACCGTCCAGCACACCTCCCTGGCCTTCTTCGACGGTCTGCAGCGCAGCGACCGCGGCCGGTACGTGCTGATCAGCGCGGCAGGCGCATCGAAGCCCACCGCGGGCAACGCGGCGTACTCGGCGGCCAAGGCCGCCGCCGAGGCCTGGACGCTCGCGATGGCGGACGGCTTCCGCAAGGCCGGGGGTGAGGAGGGACCGCGCTCGGCGGCTGCCATCCTGGTGGTGAAGGCGCTGGTGCACGACGCCATGCGCGCCGAACGCCCCAACGCGAAGTTCGCGGGCTTCACGGACGTCAAGGACCTCGCCGAAGCCATCGAGGGCGTCTGGAGCAAGCCCGCCGCCGAAGTGAACGGAAACCGCCTGTGGCTGACCGAGAAGCCGTGA
- a CDS encoding threonine aldolase family protein → MNPPKTDARRHHDPQVRGFASDNYAGAHPEVLAALALANGGHQVAYGEDEYTEHLQRIIRSHFGATAEAFPVFNGTGANVVALQAVTDRWGAVICAESAHINVDEGGAPERMGGLKLLTVPTPDGKLTPELIDRQAWGWEDEHRAMPQVVSITQSTELGTLYTPEEIRAICEHAHARGMKVHLDGSRIANAAASLNVPMRTFTNAVGVDILSLGGTKNGAVFGEAVVVINQDAVRQMKHLRKMSMQLASKMRFVSVQLEALLAKDLWLRNARHANEMAQRLAEGVRAVHGVEILYPVQANGVFARLPHDVSERLQQRFRFYFWDEAAGVVRWMCSFDTTEEDVDTFVGAVKEEMAR, encoded by the coding sequence GTGAACCCTCCCAAGACCGACGCGCGTCGCCACCACGACCCGCAGGTCCGCGGTTTCGCAAGCGACAACTACGCCGGGGCCCACCCCGAGGTGCTCGCCGCCCTGGCTCTGGCCAACGGCGGCCATCAGGTGGCCTACGGCGAGGACGAGTACACCGAGCACCTCCAGCGGATCATCCGGAGCCATTTCGGGGCCACTGCGGAGGCCTTCCCGGTCTTCAACGGCACCGGCGCGAACGTCGTCGCGCTCCAGGCGGTCACCGACCGCTGGGGTGCGGTGATCTGCGCCGAGAGCGCGCACATCAACGTCGACGAGGGCGGTGCGCCCGAGCGCATGGGCGGCCTGAAGCTGCTCACCGTGCCCACGCCGGACGGCAAGCTCACCCCCGAGCTGATCGACCGGCAGGCCTGGGGCTGGGAGGACGAGCACCGCGCGATGCCGCAGGTCGTCTCGATCACCCAGAGCACAGAGCTGGGCACGCTGTACACGCCCGAGGAGATCCGCGCGATCTGCGAGCACGCCCACGCCCGGGGCATGAAGGTGCACCTGGACGGCTCCCGGATAGCCAACGCGGCCGCCTCCCTGAACGTGCCGATGCGGACGTTCACCAACGCGGTCGGTGTCGACATCCTCTCGCTGGGCGGGACGAAGAACGGCGCCGTCTTCGGCGAGGCCGTCGTCGTCATCAACCAGGACGCGGTGCGGCAGATGAAGCACCTGCGGAAGATGTCCATGCAGCTGGCCTCCAAGATGCGCTTCGTGTCGGTGCAGTTGGAGGCGCTGCTGGCGAAGGACCTGTGGCTGCGCAACGCCCGGCACGCCAACGAGATGGCCCAGCGGCTCGCCGAGGGCGTCCGCGCGGTGCACGGCGTGGAGATCCTCTACCCGGTGCAGGCCAACGGCGTGTTCGCCAGGCTTCCGCACGACGTGAGCGAGCGCCTGCAGCAGCGCTTCCGTTTCTACTTCTGGGACGAGGCGGCCGGGGTGGTGCGCTGGATGTGCTCCTTCGACACCACGGAGGAGGACGTCGACACCTTCGTCGGCGCCGTCAAGGAGGAGATGGCGCGCTAG
- a CDS encoding transglutaminase-like domain-containing protein — protein sequence MELIQNTADLSAYLAADEAIDHHHPVVRETAARLAAGAADSYAYARAAFDFVRDTIPHSRDSGDPRVTWRASDVLALGTGICYAKSHALAALLRAEDIPTALCYQRLAHDDGSGHAVHGLVAVRFHGAWHRQDPRGNKPGVDARFSLDGECLAWIPDPAAGEVDYPQLYARPHPVVLDALKAAPDRSYLWKTLPDALDHEWSAGV from the coding sequence ATGGAGCTGATCCAGAACACCGCCGATCTTTCCGCGTACTTGGCCGCGGACGAGGCCATCGACCATCACCATCCCGTGGTCCGCGAGACGGCCGCGCGACTGGCCGCAGGGGCGGCCGACTCGTATGCCTATGCGCGGGCCGCCTTCGACTTCGTGCGGGACACCATCCCGCACTCCCGGGACTCCGGCGACCCGCGCGTCACCTGGCGCGCCTCCGACGTGCTGGCCCTGGGCACCGGCATCTGCTACGCCAAATCCCATGCGCTGGCCGCCCTGCTGCGCGCCGAGGACATCCCCACGGCCCTGTGCTACCAACGGCTGGCGCACGACGACGGCAGCGGCCATGCCGTGCACGGTCTGGTCGCCGTGCGCTTCCACGGCGCCTGGCATCGACAGGACCCGCGCGGAAACAAGCCCGGCGTGGACGCCCGGTTCTCCCTCGACGGCGAGTGCCTCGCCTGGATCCCCGACCCCGCGGCCGGCGAAGTGGACTATCCGCAGCTGTACGCCCGACCGCACCCTGTCGTCCTCGACGCCCTGAAAGCGGCCCCGGACCGGTCCTACCTGTGGAAGACGCTCCCTGACGCGCTTGACCACGAGTGGTCGGCGGGGGTGTAG
- a CDS encoding NAD-dependent epimerase/dehydratase family protein produces MKILVTGGSGFLGAEVCRRLAARGHQVRSLQRGHRAPPPSGTEAVWGDIRDPAAVADAVRGCDAVVHTAALADIWGPRHDFASVNIAGTTAVLDACRRHGVPWLVNSSSASVVFAGGDLEGVDESAPYPSRFLAPYPWSKARAEQLVLAANGPRLATVSLRPHLIWGDGDPHLLPGLRAAVRRGRLLLPGAGSQRVDTVHVSDAAEAHVLAVERLTANSPLAGARYFVTQGRPCTLAATVRGLLAYGGSSVEVRGVPASAALAVAALLEAVGKATRRRRRPLLTRFLVAELTRAHWFDITAARRDLGYTPADHSWSSASGSVFHR; encoded by the coding sequence ATGAAGATCCTGGTCACGGGCGGCAGCGGATTCCTCGGCGCCGAGGTCTGCCGGCGCCTCGCGGCCCGCGGGCACCAGGTGCGGTCCCTGCAACGCGGCCACCGGGCACCGCCGCCGAGCGGGACCGAGGCCGTGTGGGGCGACATCCGCGACCCCGCTGCGGTCGCAGACGCCGTGCGCGGGTGCGACGCGGTCGTCCACACGGCGGCGCTGGCCGACATCTGGGGGCCGCGACACGACTTCGCCTCCGTCAACATCGCGGGGACGACGGCCGTCCTCGACGCCTGCCGACGCCATGGTGTGCCCTGGCTGGTGAACTCCTCCAGCGCCAGCGTGGTCTTCGCCGGCGGTGACCTGGAAGGCGTCGACGAGTCCGCCCCGTACCCCAGCCGGTTCCTCGCCCCCTATCCCTGGTCCAAGGCCCGTGCCGAACAGCTGGTCCTGGCCGCCAACGGCCCCCGGCTGGCCACCGTGTCCCTGCGCCCCCATCTGATCTGGGGCGACGGCGACCCGCATCTGCTGCCCGGGCTGCGCGCCGCGGTCCGGCGCGGGAGGCTCCTGCTGCCCGGAGCGGGCTCCCAACGCGTGGACACCGTGCACGTCAGTGACGCCGCCGAGGCACACGTGCTGGCGGTGGAGAGACTGACCGCGAACTCCCCTCTGGCAGGCGCCCGCTACTTCGTCACCCAGGGCCGGCCCTGCACCCTCGCCGCGACCGTCCGGGGCCTGCTCGCGTACGGCGGCAGCAGCGTGGAGGTGCGCGGTGTCCCCGCTTCCGCCGCGCTCGCCGTCGCCGCACTCCTCGAAGCCGTGGGGAAGGCGACCCGCAGGCGACGCCGGCCCCTGCTGACACGCTTCCTCGTGGCCGAACTGACCCGCGCCCACTGGTTCGACATCACCGCGGCACGTCGCGACCTCGGCTACACCCCCGCCGACCACTCGTGGTCAAGCGCGTCAGGGAGCGTCTTCCACAGGTAG
- a CDS encoding AMP-binding protein — translation MSVSATAATGTQAGLLGRLACWQQAEPTAVALDTFCGRRRERITYAGLYARCLRTADALAAAGIGPGTRAVVLTRRPLDLLTTVYALSALGACAVLIDPGLPRAALQRCLREAAPQAFVAEPLAQVARVLYGWARPSVHTVLCTGSGPGPWPTVAALARTAPRAALDATGDSTALIAYTSGSTGTPKGAVYTNEQLVRQCGATGGVLGAQPGTVAVVGFLPFALGGPALGVTVVVPRMDFRRPGRARRDDLLRAAAQTRAACVLGSPALMTVLAGDGRREPALATVRSVATFGAPLEYGLLDRLTATLPDHAVIRSVYGATESLPVSAIDGPDLRSARAASERGGGRCVGRVVPVMSVRVIPAEAGPIAHWSAVEPLPAHAVGEITVRGPLVSRGYYGRPHADAEAKIPDGAHVWHRTGDLGRTDDEGNLWYCGRKAHAVPGPDGPLYTECVEPACNAVDGVRRTALVDAGGGQQAVPALCVEADAPRRGAERGRIVADLRRTLAALEGGAQVRAILFHPGFPVDIRHNSKIERGVLGQWARRRLAASAAATKAAEEDRG, via the coding sequence ATGTCCGTCTCCGCGACCGCCGCGACCGGGACGCAGGCCGGGCTGCTGGGCAGGCTGGCGTGCTGGCAGCAGGCAGAGCCCACCGCCGTCGCACTCGACACGTTCTGCGGCCGGCGCCGGGAACGGATCACCTATGCCGGCCTGTACGCCCGGTGCCTGCGCACCGCGGACGCGCTGGCGGCCGCGGGCATCGGCCCGGGCACGCGGGCGGTGGTGCTGACCCGGCGTCCGCTGGACCTGCTCACCACGGTGTACGCGCTGTCCGCGCTCGGCGCCTGCGCCGTACTGATCGACCCCGGCCTGCCCCGTGCGGCCCTGCAACGGTGCCTGCGCGAGGCCGCCCCGCAGGCCTTCGTGGCAGAGCCGCTCGCCCAGGTGGCACGGGTGCTGTACGGCTGGGCACGACCGAGTGTGCACACGGTGCTCTGCACCGGGTCGGGTCCCGGTCCCTGGCCGACGGTCGCCGCACTCGCCCGCACGGCACCACGCGCCGCACTCGACGCCACCGGGGACAGCACGGCGCTGATCGCTTATACCTCCGGTTCCACGGGCACACCGAAGGGCGCGGTGTACACCAACGAACAGCTGGTGCGTCAGTGCGGCGCCACGGGAGGCGTGCTCGGCGCACAGCCGGGAACCGTGGCGGTCGTCGGCTTCCTGCCCTTCGCCCTGGGCGGCCCGGCGCTCGGCGTCACCGTCGTCGTTCCCCGGATGGACTTCCGCAGGCCGGGCCGGGCCCGTCGGGACGATCTGCTGCGCGCGGCAGCGCAGACGCGTGCGGCCTGCGTGCTCGGCTCCCCGGCGCTCATGACCGTTCTCGCCGGGGACGGCCGCAGGGAACCGGCCCTCGCCACCGTACGGTCGGTCGCCACCTTCGGGGCCCCGCTGGAGTACGGCCTGCTGGACCGCCTCACCGCTACCCTGCCGGACCACGCCGTGATCCGGAGCGTCTACGGCGCCACCGAGAGCCTTCCGGTGAGCGCGATCGACGGCCCGGACCTGCGGTCCGCGCGCGCCGCGTCCGAACGGGGCGGTGGCCGGTGCGTGGGCCGGGTGGTGCCGGTCATGTCGGTGCGCGTCATCCCGGCCGAAGCCGGACCGATCGCCCACTGGTCCGCGGTCGAGCCGCTGCCCGCGCACGCCGTCGGCGAGATCACGGTGCGCGGCCCCCTGGTCAGCCGCGGCTACTACGGCCGCCCGCATGCCGACGCCGAGGCGAAGATCCCCGACGGGGCTCACGTCTGGCACCGCACCGGCGACCTGGGCCGCACGGACGACGAGGGCAACCTCTGGTACTGCGGACGCAAGGCCCACGCGGTTCCCGGCCCCGACGGCCCCCTGTACACCGAGTGCGTCGAACCGGCGTGCAACGCGGTCGACGGCGTCCGGCGGACCGCGCTGGTCGACGCCGGCGGAGGCCAACAGGCCGTGCCCGCGCTGTGCGTGGAGGCCGACGCGCCGCGGCGCGGCGCCGAGCGCGGCCGGATCGTCGCGGACCTGCGTCGCACCCTCGCCGCGCTGGAAGGTGGCGCTCAGGTCCGCGCGATCCTCTTCCACCCCGGTTTCCCGGTCGACATCCGGCACAACTCGAAGATCGAGAGAGGGGTGCTCGGCCAGTGGGCGCGGCGTCGTCTGGCGGCGAGCGCCGCTGCCACGAAGGCGGCGGAGGAGGACCGCGGATGA
- a CDS encoding alpha/beta fold hydrolase produces the protein MSLTEAEFPCADYDFTPHWFAHRGVRQHYLDEGAGAPVLMLHGNPSWSYMWRDLVRELRARHRCVVPDHIGMGLSDRPGESVYPYTASCRLADLERLVEHLVAEHGLPDRGWTLIGHDWGGVIGMAWARRRPEWLSRIVMLNSAAFPLPAGARLPWYLRLIRGGGRPPAWFVHRTNAFVLAAARLGVTSPLPAPVRRAYAAPYRGRQRRLAVVRFIQDIPLAPTDPAWPLIDVGPVEDPKMTSLPLLVCWGGRDPVFDHRFLAEWMRRFPAAEVRLFPYAGHFVQEDARDEVIACVRDFLGCPPERQS, from the coding sequence GTGTCGCTGACCGAGGCCGAATTCCCCTGTGCCGACTACGACTTCACGCCCCACTGGTTCGCCCACAGGGGTGTGCGGCAGCACTACCTCGACGAGGGGGCGGGTGCGCCGGTGCTGATGCTGCACGGCAACCCCAGCTGGAGTTACATGTGGCGGGACCTGGTGCGGGAGTTGCGCGCCCGCCATCGGTGCGTCGTCCCCGACCACATCGGTATGGGCCTGTCCGACCGCCCCGGCGAGTCCGTCTACCCCTATACCGCCTCCTGTCGCCTGGCGGATCTGGAGCGGCTGGTGGAGCACCTGGTGGCCGAGCACGGTCTGCCGGACCGGGGCTGGACCCTGATCGGGCACGACTGGGGCGGTGTCATCGGCATGGCCTGGGCGCGCCGCCGGCCCGAGTGGCTGTCCCGCATCGTCATGCTCAACTCCGCGGCCTTCCCGTTGCCGGCCGGTGCCCGGCTGCCGTGGTACCTCCGCCTGATCCGCGGCGGGGGCCGTCCGCCGGCCTGGTTCGTGCACCGCACCAACGCCTTCGTCCTGGCCGCCGCCCGCCTCGGGGTGACCTCACCGCTGCCCGCGCCCGTGCGCCGTGCCTATGCGGCCCCTTATCGCGGCAGGCAGCGGCGACTGGCGGTGGTGCGGTTCATCCAGGACATCCCGCTGGCCCCCACCGACCCGGCGTGGCCGCTGATCGACGTGGGCCCGGTCGAAGATCCGAAGATGACGTCACTGCCCCTGCTGGTGTGCTGGGGCGGCCGGGACCCGGTCTTCGACCACCGCTTCCTCGCCGAGTGGATGCGCCGCTTCCCCGCCGCCGAGGTGCGGCTGTTTCCATATGCCGGGCACTTCGTCCAGGAGGACGCCCGTGACGAAGTCATCGCGTGCGTACGGGATTTCCTGGGGTGCCCCCCTGAGAGGCAGAGCTGA
- a CDS encoding 3-oxoacyl-ACP synthase III family protein, with protein MTNPRYSTIRRVAVHVPADRQTGPEIEDEVRSRNPGVRLMPGLLRQMYGFEERRVAPPGTWPSDLAAAAGRSALEQAGLAPDAVDLLIFASASEDVEEPATAHVVAHKLGVTAPVFDVQNACNGVLNALEIADALIRAGRYARVLVTTGERGSRLSALPVRDRRELALLLPALTLGDLGAALLVEASDRPGILAAAFCANSSGWQAATVSNPYFPQAADAPAVRFDSAALAASFPGLEARAFDVLHAAGRKPGDLDLVCVHQPSVAFTRTILDSLGVPEDKAVAVFTAYGNVATAGLPLQLAQAAERGRLRPDDLVALFGLASGASGGLVLLEWSP; from the coding sequence ATGACCAACCCCCGCTACAGCACGATCCGTCGGGTCGCCGTCCATGTGCCCGCCGACCGTCAGACCGGCCCGGAGATCGAGGACGAGGTGCGCTCCCGAAACCCCGGCGTACGGCTCATGCCCGGTCTCCTGAGACAGATGTACGGCTTCGAGGAGCGCCGCGTCGCCCCACCCGGGACCTGGCCCTCCGACCTGGCCGCCGCGGCCGGCCGCAGCGCCCTGGAGCAGGCCGGTCTGGCCCCGGACGCCGTCGACCTGCTGATCTTCGCCTCCGCGAGCGAGGACGTCGAGGAGCCGGCCACCGCACATGTCGTGGCACACAAACTCGGTGTCACCGCACCGGTCTTCGATGTGCAGAACGCCTGCAACGGCGTCCTGAACGCCCTGGAGATCGCCGACGCCCTGATCCGGGCGGGCCGTTACGCACGCGTGCTCGTGACCACGGGGGAGCGCGGGAGCCGGCTGTCCGCGCTCCCGGTCCGTGACCGCCGGGAACTGGCCCTGCTGCTGCCCGCGTTGACACTGGGCGACCTCGGCGCGGCCCTGCTCGTGGAGGCGAGCGACCGGCCCGGGATTCTCGCCGCCGCGTTCTGCGCCAACTCCTCGGGCTGGCAGGCCGCCACCGTCTCCAACCCGTACTTCCCGCAAGCCGCCGACGCCCCCGCGGTCCGGTTCGACTCCGCGGCCCTCGCCGCCTCCTTCCCGGGCCTGGAGGCCCGCGCGTTCGACGTGCTCCACGCGGCCGGCCGCAAGCCGGGAGACCTGGACCTTGTGTGCGTGCACCAGCCGTCCGTCGCCTTCACCCGCACCATCCTCGACTCCCTCGGCGTGCCAGAGGACAAGGCCGTAGCCGTCTTCACGGCCTACGGCAACGTCGCCACCGCCGGCCTTCCCCTGCAACTCGCACAAGCCGCGGAGCGGGGGCGGTTACGCCCGGACGACCTGGTCGCCCTGTTCGGGCTGGCCAGCGGAGCCTCCGGCGGGCTGGTCCTCCTGGAGTGGAGCCCCTGA
- a CDS encoding acyl carrier protein, which produces MTDTYDTIRSVLTGSFLVPEAEIGPEVTLEQLELDSLALAEFALILDERLGVKIDSEHATRTTTLAEVTEYVGTLRTSDPVTAP; this is translated from the coding sequence ATGACCGACACCTACGACACCATCCGCTCCGTACTGACCGGCAGCTTCCTCGTTCCGGAAGCCGAAATCGGCCCCGAGGTCACTCTGGAGCAGCTCGAACTGGACTCCCTCGCACTGGCCGAGTTCGCGCTGATCCTGGACGAGAGACTCGGAGTGAAGATCGACAGCGAGCACGCCACCCGGACCACCACACTGGCCGAAGTCACCGAGTACGTCGGCACACTGCGCACCTCGGACCCGGTGACGGCCCCGTGA